A window of the Isosphaera pallida ATCC 43644 genome harbors these coding sequences:
- a CDS encoding type II secretion system F family protein, which yields MAGLSPEMMTTVVQLVVALCGALAVVGLMTMLAPKEKDRLGELLKRDKAGPSRLAEERAKKKNEEVKKKIAKVVEEIGKNSAASEKDMSQIKLDLINAGFRSPNAVSIFMGVKLIFFLTSVAVVVPLVYTNYGFTTTGILYMAIGAAIGMIAPSFFLGYLKSRRQEQIFLTLPDALDLMVVCVEAGLGLDAAFNRIASELQTAAPVLCEEFAIANFQIRMGRPRREVLRDLGVRTGVADLRALAAVLIQAERFGSSIASALRVQSDSMRIKRRQIAEEKAAKTAVKLLFPLVLFIFPGIFVVLVGPAAISIKQNLVQK from the coding sequence ATGGCTGGTTTGAGTCCCGAGATGATGACGACGGTGGTTCAGCTCGTCGTCGCCCTTTGCGGCGCGTTGGCGGTCGTGGGGTTGATGACGATGCTGGCTCCCAAGGAAAAGGACCGGTTGGGCGAACTTCTCAAACGCGATAAGGCTGGTCCATCCCGTCTGGCCGAGGAGCGGGCCAAGAAGAAGAACGAGGAGGTGAAGAAGAAGATCGCCAAGGTGGTCGAGGAGATCGGCAAGAACAGCGCCGCCAGCGAAAAAGACATGAGCCAGATCAAGCTGGACTTGATCAATGCTGGCTTCCGCAGTCCTAACGCCGTGTCGATCTTCATGGGGGTGAAGCTGATCTTTTTCCTAACGAGCGTGGCGGTGGTCGTGCCATTGGTTTACACCAACTACGGCTTCACCACCACCGGGATTCTTTACATGGCAATTGGTGCGGCGATTGGCATGATCGCCCCTAGCTTCTTTCTGGGCTACCTCAAGAGCCGTCGCCAGGAACAGATCTTCCTCACCCTACCCGACGCGCTGGACCTGATGGTGGTGTGCGTCGAGGCGGGGCTGGGATTGGACGCGGCGTTCAACCGAATCGCCAGCGAGTTGCAGACCGCCGCGCCGGTTTTGTGCGAGGAGTTTGCTATTGCAAACTTCCAGATTCGGATGGGGCGTCCCCGCCGCGAAGTGCTGCGTGATTTGGGGGTGCGCACCGGCGTGGCCGACCTTCGCGCGTTAGCGGCGGTGTTGATCCAGGCTGAACGGTTTGGTTCCAGCATCGCGTCGGCCCTTCGGGTGCAATCCGACTCGATGCGGATCAAGCGGCGTCAAATCGCTGAGGAAAAAGCGGCCAAGACCGCCGTGAAGCTCCTGTTCCCTCTGGTGTTGTTCATCTTCCCCGGCATCTTCGTGGTGCTGGTCGGTCCGGCGGCCATTTCGATCAAGCAAAACTTGGTCCAGAAGTGA